One window of the Ureibacillus sp. FSL W7-1570 genome contains the following:
- a CDS encoding GNAT family N-acetyltransferase: MIFKIKKCTLEDMETLQKVGSETFYETFKDQNSPDNMKAYLEKAFNPVQLERELSNIHSHFYFVYVQDEVAGYLKLNIHDAQTEEMGDESLEIERIYIRKKYQKFGLGKALLNKAIEIAKALDKKKIWLGVWEKNENAIGFYEKMGFVKTGSHAFYLGDEEQTDYIMVKTLEG, translated from the coding sequence ATGATATTCAAAATAAAAAAATGCACCCTTGAAGATATGGAAACATTGCAAAAGGTCGGCAGCGAAACCTTTTATGAAACCTTCAAGGATCAAAATTCGCCGGATAATATGAAAGCCTATTTGGAAAAGGCTTTTAATCCGGTGCAACTTGAAAGGGAATTATCCAATATCCATTCGCATTTTTACTTTGTTTATGTGCAAGATGAAGTGGCCGGCTACTTGAAGCTGAATATCCATGATGCCCAGACGGAAGAAATGGGGGATGAATCCCTTGAAATCGAACGGATTTACATTCGGAAAAAATATCAAAAGTTTGGACTTGGAAAAGCTTTGCTGAATAAAGCCATTGAAATTGCAAAGGCGTTAGATAAGAAAAAAATTTGGCTTGGCGTCTGGGAAAAGAATGAAAATGCCATTGGTTTCTATGAGAAAATGGGATTTGTTAAAACCGGCTCCCATGCCTTTTATTTGGGCGATGAGGAACAAACGGATTACATTATGGTTAAAACATTGGAAGGTTGA
- a CDS encoding MarR family transcriptional regulator produces the protein MKEVLREIGMIARALDSISNIEFKEFDLTKGQYLYLVRICENPGIIQEKLAEMIKVDRTTASRAIKKLELNGFIEKRGDANNKKIKKLYPTEKGKSIYPLLKREHDHSNAVALKGLSESEVEALFHLLQRVRKNVEKDWEYVKKGNKRNY, from the coding sequence ATGAAAGAAGTTCTTCGAGAAATTGGCATGATTGCAAGAGCGTTGGATTCTATCAGCAATATCGAATTTAAAGAATTTGATTTAACAAAAGGACAGTACTTATATCTTGTTCGAATATGCGAAAATCCGGGCATCATTCAAGAAAAGCTAGCGGAAATGATAAAAGTGGACCGGACTACTGCCTCCCGCGCCATTAAGAAGCTGGAATTAAATGGTTTTATTGAAAAGCGCGGCGATGCAAACAACAAAAAAATTAAAAAATTATACCCAACTGAAAAAGGAAAAAGCATTTATCCATTGCTTAAAAGAGAACACGATCATTCCAACGCCGTGGCTTTAAAAGGACTTTCTGAATCAGAAGTGGAAGCATTGTTCCATCTTTTGCAACGGGTAAGAAAAAATGTGGAAAAAGATTGGGAGTATGTCAAAAAAGGGAATAAACGAAATTATTGA
- a CDS encoding nitronate monooxygenase family protein, with protein sequence MGNVPKVLQNLRLPVIGAPMFIISTPKLVIAQCKAGIVGSMPALNARPSSQLDEWLAEITEELASYNAKNPDKPAAPFAINQIVHKTNDRLEKDMELCVKYKVPIIITSLGAREEVYEAAHSYGGFVFHDVINNTFAKKAIQKGADGLVAVAAGAGGHAGTQSPFALVQEIREWFDGPLALSGAIARGHSILAAQTIGADFAYIGSPFIATHEARAAEEYKQMIVDSSAEDIVYSNLFTGVHGNYLKGSIINAGLDPNNLKESDPSAMNFKEAGKKAWKDIWGSGQGIGVIKEITSTAQLVDRLYKEYHQAYEELIQKRAVYANR encoded by the coding sequence ATGGGAAATGTTCCTAAAGTGTTGCAAAATTTGCGTCTTCCCGTGATTGGGGCACCGATGTTTATTATTAGTACACCAAAGCTAGTGATTGCCCAGTGTAAAGCAGGAATTGTGGGTTCTATGCCGGCATTGAATGCAAGACCATCTAGTCAATTGGATGAATGGCTTGCGGAAATTACGGAAGAACTCGCCAGCTACAATGCCAAAAATCCGGATAAGCCTGCTGCACCTTTTGCCATTAATCAAATCGTTCATAAAACGAATGACCGTTTAGAAAAGGATATGGAACTTTGCGTTAAGTATAAAGTTCCTATTATTATTACGTCCCTTGGTGCACGGGAAGAGGTATATGAGGCTGCCCATAGTTATGGCGGTTTTGTATTCCATGATGTCATTAATAATACCTTTGCCAAAAAAGCCATTCAAAAAGGGGCAGATGGACTGGTGGCAGTGGCGGCAGGAGCTGGTGGACATGCTGGAACCCAAAGCCCGTTTGCTCTTGTACAAGAAATTCGGGAATGGTTTGATGGTCCATTAGCTTTATCGGGAGCGATTGCACGCGGACACTCTATTTTAGCTGCACAAACAATCGGAGCCGACTTTGCATATATTGGTTCTCCATTCATTGCAACCCATGAAGCCCGGGCGGCGGAGGAATACAAGCAAATGATTGTGGATAGTTCTGCAGAAGATATTGTTTACAGCAATCTTTTTACAGGCGTACATGGGAACTATTTGAAAGGCTCCATCATTAACGCCGGCTTGGACCCGAATAATTTGAAAGAAAGCGACCCTTCAGCCATGAACTTTAAAGAAGCCGGCAAAAAAGCCTGGAAAGACATTTGGGGAAGCGGCCAAGGAATTGGCGTCATCAAAGAAATCACTTCTACAGCGCAGCTGGTGGATCGATTATACAAAGAATATCATCAAGCTTATGAGGAGTTAATTCAAAAGAGAGCCGTATATGCAAATCGATAA
- a CDS encoding cytochrome ubiquinol oxidase subunit I, with amino-acid sequence MNNLPISPDNALPIPAPLGLMELLIILTFIIHILFVNFTVSLVTGAVGLEIAGKIKKSAFLDNMAKSCSFHASIHKSIAVVMGVAPLLIISVIYTQYFYSSTILIGKIWISVIPLLIIAFLLLYLYKFTWDKWQNKKVLHILVGFAAMLILLYIPLIFIVNITSMLYPEKWGEVQGFFPSLLYYPQIWQRYLHFILASLATGGFYVFLFYAYKSRKKGGLEDYEQSLKLFGAKVGLWITVVQLIAGFILLFAFKPEVRMLFMGEDLLLTTLLMLSIVLTIILCVFLFLAGYKDSFKSFVLSATLFVLIVGIMGWIRHEVRETYLSPYFDEFPRTEQSMEK; translated from the coding sequence ATGAATAATTTGCCGATTTCTCCTGATAATGCGTTACCAATTCCGGCACCTCTGGGTTTAATGGAATTATTAATCATCTTAACCTTTATCATTCATATTCTATTTGTAAATTTTACGGTTTCACTTGTAACGGGAGCAGTGGGATTAGAGATTGCCGGGAAAATTAAAAAAAGTGCTTTCTTGGATAATATGGCAAAAAGTTGTTCTTTTCATGCTTCCATTCATAAAAGCATCGCTGTTGTAATGGGGGTAGCTCCACTGCTCATTATTAGTGTGATTTATACTCAATATTTTTATTCCAGCACCATTTTAATCGGGAAAATATGGATCAGTGTCATTCCTTTATTAATCATTGCATTTCTTTTGTTATATCTTTATAAATTCACATGGGATAAGTGGCAAAATAAAAAAGTGCTACATATTCTTGTAGGATTTGCAGCAATGTTGATATTGTTATATATCCCGCTTATTTTCATCGTGAATATTACTTCGATGCTGTATCCAGAAAAGTGGGGCGAGGTTCAAGGATTTTTCCCTAGCTTATTGTATTATCCGCAAATTTGGCAAAGATATTTACATTTCATCCTTGCCAGTCTTGCTACAGGCGGCTTTTATGTATTCCTGTTTTACGCATACAAAAGCCGAAAAAAAGGCGGTTTGGAAGATTATGAACAAAGCCTGAAATTATTTGGTGCCAAAGTGGGCTTATGGATTACAGTAGTGCAATTAATTGCAGGATTCATCCTGTTATTCGCCTTTAAACCGGAAGTCAGAATGTTGTTCATGGGTGAAGATTTATTATTAACTACTTTATTAATGCTTTCAATCGTTTTAACCATTATTTTATGCGTCTTTTTATTCCTTGCGGGATATAAAGATTCTTTCAAATCCTTTGTTTTGTCCGCAACTCTGTTCGTGTTGATTGTAGGAATCATGGGATGGATCCGTCATGAAGTAAGAGAAACTTATTTATCCCCTTATTTTGATGAATTCCCAAGAACAGAGCAATCGATGGAAAAATAA
- a CDS encoding c-type cytochrome, with translation MNFPSVDYSWLGNGTVIAIIAIVHVIISHGVAIGTSVLTVSLEHRAFKTNNQKLDGLAKNIAKWILIITTTVGAMTGVGIWFSTTVIQPDSIGSLLRIFFWAWVTEWVCFITEVILLIIYYYTWDRWQDPEKKRKHIYIGVGLSIVSWLTMAIITGVLAAKLTPGKWIETFSFWNAFFNPTYLPSLGFRMFLAILLAIVLVSLFIRLFVKDLSLREESFKVFGFWGAISLPMTFVLGLWYLWSIPDQAYNMIVLATGMTESTFKIINGLALLILLVFSVWLIRSPKKVPIILSIAVFGASIGFIGEFEVVREYIRKPFIIYDYMYANGLLAQDREKMNEEGFLANATWAKEKEITEENKVEAGREVFVGQCIACHTIDGWRTKRALGKRLAGWDEEALKNYIPTMHTVRVAMPPFMGTEEELDALAAYLKSEIDRVNNEKEVSQNE, from the coding sequence ATGAATTTTCCATCAGTGGATTATTCATGGCTCGGAAACGGGACGGTCATTGCGATTATCGCCATTGTCCACGTCATTATCAGCCATGGTGTAGCCATTGGAACATCCGTTTTGACCGTATCTTTGGAACATCGAGCGTTTAAGACGAACAATCAAAAACTAGATGGGTTGGCCAAAAACATTGCGAAATGGATTTTAATCATCACTACAACAGTAGGAGCGATGACCGGTGTGGGAATCTGGTTTTCGACAACGGTCATTCAGCCGGATTCGATTGGTTCTTTATTGCGAATCTTTTTCTGGGCTTGGGTAACAGAATGGGTTTGCTTTATCACCGAAGTCATTCTATTAATCATTTACTATTACACATGGGACCGTTGGCAAGATCCTGAGAAGAAAAGAAAACATATTTATATAGGAGTTGGCTTAAGTATTGTTTCATGGCTGACAATGGCCATTATCACAGGCGTGTTGGCAGCAAAATTGACACCCGGGAAATGGATTGAGACATTCTCATTCTGGAATGCCTTCTTTAACCCAACGTATTTGCCTTCTTTAGGATTCCGAATGTTCTTAGCTATCTTATTGGCGATTGTACTTGTTTCATTATTCATACGTCTATTCGTAAAAGACCTTTCACTGAGGGAAGAATCCTTTAAAGTATTCGGTTTTTGGGGTGCGATTTCTTTGCCAATGACCTTCGTTTTAGGGCTTTGGTATTTATGGTCCATTCCAGATCAAGCCTACAATATGATTGTTTTGGCAACAGGAATGACCGAAAGTACATTTAAAATCATCAATGGTCTTGCATTATTGATTTTACTGGTTTTTTCTGTTTGGCTTATCCGAAGCCCGAAAAAAGTGCCCATTATCCTTTCTATAGCAGTGTTTGGTGCGTCCATCGGATTTATCGGAGAATTTGAGGTGGTAAGGGAATACATCCGAAAACCTTTCATCATTTATGATTACATGTACGCAAACGGACTTCTCGCCCAAGATCGGGAAAAAATGAATGAAGAGGGCTTTTTAGCCAATGCGACTTGGGCAAAAGAAAAGGAAATTACGGAAGAAAACAAAGTGGAGGCCGGAAGAGAAGTTTTTGTAGGCCAATGTATTGCTTGCCATACCATCGATGGTTGGAGAACAAAAAGGGCGTTAGGAAAGCGTTTAGCCGGATGGGATGAAGAAGCATTGAAAAACTATATACCAACCATGCATACGGTGCGGGTTGCCATGCCTCCTTTCATGGGAACTGAAGAAGAATTGGATGCCTTAGCAGCCTATTTGAAATCAGAAATTGACCGCGTAAATAATGAAAAGGAGGTAAGTCAAAATGAATAA
- a CDS encoding peptidylprolyl isomerase has protein sequence MKTFKMPKMMKMIAIPLALSAMLAGCSNDDATVASVNGEKITQGQLNEALTEQYGAEVLNSLIADKIVELEAKKLKVSVTDDEVDAEYKDYVEQYGGEESFKQLLATYNMDEKVIKNDIKKYLLTKKVMEDYVKITDDEVKSYFEENKDAYNQQEQVEASHILVEDEKTAKEVIKKLKDGEDFAKLAKEYSTDTGTKDDGGYLGYFGKGEMVEEFENAAFAMKKGSISSEPVKTDYGYHIIKVTDKKEAKEAVFEDVKDRVYQDLLKQKVDEQYSTWLSEKMDEYKIENKLTGDKKR, from the coding sequence ATGAAAACTTTTAAAATGCCAAAAATGATGAAAATGATCGCCATTCCACTGGCCTTAAGCGCAATGCTTGCAGGCTGTTCAAATGATGATGCAACGGTCGCATCCGTGAATGGGGAAAAAATTACACAAGGCCAATTGAATGAAGCATTGACTGAACAGTACGGTGCGGAAGTATTAAATAGTTTAATTGCCGATAAAATTGTGGAATTGGAAGCGAAGAAACTGAAAGTATCCGTAACAGACGATGAAGTGGATGCGGAATACAAAGACTATGTGGAGCAATATGGGGGAGAAGAAAGTTTTAAACAATTGCTCGCTACTTACAACATGGATGAAAAAGTGATAAAGAATGACATTAAAAAATATCTTTTAACGAAAAAAGTGATGGAAGACTACGTTAAAATAACAGATGACGAAGTGAAATCTTACTTTGAGGAAAATAAAGATGCTTATAATCAACAAGAACAGGTAGAAGCAAGCCATATTCTGGTGGAAGATGAGAAAACGGCAAAAGAAGTCATCAAAAAATTAAAGGATGGAGAAGATTTTGCTAAACTAGCAAAAGAATATTCCACTGATACAGGTACAAAAGATGACGGCGGTTACTTAGGCTATTTTGGCAAAGGTGAAATGGTGGAAGAATTTGAAAACGCCGCATTCGCCATGAAAAAAGGTTCCATCAGCAGTGAGCCGGTAAAAACGGATTATGGTTACCATATCATCAAAGTAACGGACAAAAAAGAAGCGAAAGAAGCGGTATTTGAAGATGTGAAAGACCGGGTTTATCAAGACCTTCTAAAACAAAAAGTGGATGAACAATATTCAACATGGTTGTCAGAGAAGATGGATGAATATAAAATTGAAAACAAATTAACAGGTGACAAAAAAAGATAA